GtcaatttcattcataaagcCCATTGTCACAAaatgcctcagagggctttatagcatacgacatccctctgtcctcgcAAGTCGATGTGAGGGGCGAAAAGTCAACCCTCACATCGGGACACATGAGAGTAGTTTCAGCTGTGCACcgtcaccactagatgccactagatgcaacacactggacctttaattctTGTTCTCTCACTGACGTTTCTCGCCGCCTCGTGTATCTGCTCCCCTGCAGGCTCTGTTTGTATTCTGCGGCCTGGCCACTGGCTGCTACTTCTGTTGCTGCCTATGTTGCTGCTGTAACTGCTGCTGTGGTAAATGTAAACCACGGCCACGGGAGGGTCAGGAGCAGGAGTTTTACGTGTCCCCCGAGGACCTGGAGGCTCAGCTGCAGTCTGATGAGAGAGGTGAGACTCACCTGTGTGGCCACTCCCATTATGAATCTGATAGATGGACGATGTCGAAAAATGAAAAACCTCTTTCCCTCCATCCCCTTCTTTAATCagatatgttttatatttactaTGTAGGTAATATCACCTCATCCTACTGATATATATCAGATTATAATGTGTAGTTTGTATAGTCCTCATTGTCTtctaaaatgatcatttttccACTTGTTTTTGATATCTTATTATGTCGAGATtcattgattttgtgttttatttatggcGTGTTTGTGCATATGTATAGATAATTATTACTGTGTACTTTTTATAGGACCCTTTgtctttaatatatatttacactatttttttatattgtttctgcttgtttttgatAACTTATGACAATATTCAAGTATTTTATACCTTATGTTTATCATTATAGGTATTTTTTAATAGTACCCTTTGTcttcctttacattttttctaaattcttctacttttttctactagtttttttaacttattatcCAAATAATCATATACTTTGTACTTTATATTTCTGATATACACATGTATATCTTGTTATGAGAAAATGGAtacatcctgtttttttatatcataatatattatgtattttgtataATACCCTTTGTCTtctatatagatttttttctaaaattaactttttcaactagtttttgatttttaaacattattcatattttctgtagtttatatttatagtttatatatcatgatatgaatTTTGTACAGTATCGTTTGTCTTCTACATACATGTTTCtctgaaatgtttaattttttctgcTAGTTTTtgatatatatgaaaatattcacGTTTTGCAGAGTGTATTTAtggtatatatgtatatatatatatacataattatgGTATACATTTGATATCTGGTTTGTGCTAGAAGTTTGATTTTCATTTGGTTTGCtggaaaatgtttcttttttgttttgttttgtcaaacagAGGCTGGGGGTGACCCTATAATGCTGCAACCATCGGCAACAGAGACAACCCAGTTGACATCGGATGGGCACCATTCCTACCACACTGACACCGGCTTCAACTAACCTCCTCCGCTCCCGTCAATCCTGGCCTGCGGTCCTGCCTGCTTCCCTGCTCCACCTCCAGTGAGATGAAAGAAAGGGGCAATCCATCTTTCCACTTCAGAAAGAGAGCCATGCGGAGGAGAGGGACTAGTAAGCATGGCCCATGAAAGGAACTAATGAAGTCACACATCCCTTACACCCCTCCCTGATTGGTCCGCAACTTATCCCCCATCCCAATacgagaagaaaagagaaacttaagtttcctttttatttcttcttttgtatttCTTGGCCTTTAACCGCACAGGTCGCCTACCCCACTTTCCCTCTCCCACATTTTGCATCATGGTGTAGCATGCACTGTTTATAAAACATGGTCTCCAGATTCatcttttgcagcatttttactTTGCAAGACTCATAATGTAGGTGCATACGTATGTGCAATATGTTTAAATGAGAACAGTTCACATGGCGGCAGCAgcggagagaggaggaggagaaggaggaggaggaggtgggtgaAGTTTATAAGATACTTTATGCTGGAGGAAAGGAGAGCCATGGCTCAGGGAGGTGCTGGTTAAAGAGAGATGGTCAGTGCCATCATTAAACCTTCGAGAACAGAGTTGTCATATATATTAGTGCAATTTTCACTTCAGATTCACAATCAATACTAAATGCCACCTGCCATCGTCAGACCCACAGTACAGTacgtctgtgtttgtctgtagtGTGCTCCCCTGAGAGGTTTTAATGTGAATCACGAGGTTGTCAGGCACAGAGCTTTATTTGCAGACATTTCTCTTCATAAATGCCTGCTGAGGTAACAGTTAAAGTTATTAATTAGTATTGGCTTTCCATTCCTCTGCCTCAGCTTTATTTCGGCTCCTCTTTGCAGGATACGTTCCTGCGGCACTGAACAGGTCGCCAtgacagtcatttttcaagGTAACTTTCATGTTGGTTCATAATTTCTTGCATCTATTTATGGCAGTTTTCAGCCCCCGGAGGATTAGTTACATTGTCACGATTTTATGTTGATCTGAAACCTAACGagaatttttgttttagtttatgtttgttgttttttgtcacttcAGCAGTTATGTCTAATAGACTTTGGGGTAGTGGTAGCTGATGAAGTGGGTACACTATTAGGTAGAAAGTGGGTATACTCTCCTATATAATTCAGTGTCTTTTTGACTGATAGGTGGGTTTAATCCGTATGTCTGCGTATACCCTCCACTACACTATTGctaatagataaaaaaaaaacaatttgggtTCTGAAATTAGAAGCTTAagctttaaaaactgaaactgaattaACATGTAAATTATGAATTTGTTTCTATTAGAGGAGGAAATGTTACTATTCTTTCCTCTGAAGTTTGAAAAGCAGCTTGGTTATTGGAATGATATGATgactttctgccttttttttgtttgtatgttcaTACTTTGAGcaaaagtaatttatttcaGGGACGTCACAACTAATTTTTACAAAGTATTGCAGTGAGGAGACTTTCATGTGGGTTCATAATTTCTTGCATCTGTTTATGGCGGGTTTCAGCCCAGGTGGATTAGTCACATTGTCATGATTTTCTGTTGATCTGTCATCTtcaaatttttgattttgttgtattttcgtTGTTTTATCGTCACATCAGCAGTTGCGTTTAATTGacacaaaatatttagaaatcAGAAGCTTAAGTTTATAAAGGAAACTGataattttacattatattgTGTAGTGTTTCCATTAGTCGAGGAAATATAATTTTCCTTCCTAAGGtttgttaaaacacaaattattggAATAATATGATgaactgctgcttttttgttttcgtATGTTCATaccaaaagccaaaataatCCATTTCAGAGATGCTGAAATTAATTGAGACTTAACAATATTCATTTCATCTAATTATTGCACTTATTTTCAAGGTAGCTTTCATGATGGTGTATAATTTTTTGCATCTATTTTATGGGAGGTTTTAGCATAGGTCATCTtgatctgctgttttttttttttttttaattttattctattgtattttagttgttttttttttgtcacatcagCCGTTTTATCTGAAACTGAGGCGTaacatttacagagaaaatgTTATATTCATTCGTCTAAAGTTTGTTAAAGCagaaattatcagaattatatgctgaatttctgctctttttttgtttctatgttCATACCCGGAGCAAAAGTaatatatttcagaaaaatcaCAACTAATTGAGACTGAAAGACATTAATTTTATCtaattattgcaattatttttgtcattgatCTTGTGCTATGTGAAGCCAAGGAGCTCCAGTCGGCTCTGATGAGAGCTGTAAATATGTAGAAATGACAGATCTCTATCAGCAGCTGCTCTGGTTTGGAGAGTGACATGTTTTTAACTCTGAGTCGTCTTGAATATGTTAAGTAGTTAAtgtgatgtggaaaaaaaaacatgttacgCTCTTTATGGTTGGGAGATAAAGCTGACTAAAGAACATCCGCATGGGGGATATTTTCGGTAGTGAGGAATCAgattttcatcatgtttttagtCCTTGTGTTTTTGAGCTGAAGTCTGATGACATTTCGTCCGATGCTGTGATCGTTTATCATTGTCGACTTTTTTGAATCCATGTAGAGTAAGAAGCTCGTCAGGCATATCATCTGTGAGCTACAGGCAGCtcgaaatgatttttttcatacgACTGAATTTGCATCTATTGccacacatttttgcaaattgccATAAATTGCCATGAAGATCTTTGCCACTCTGTCAGTTTCATAAAATGCTAATAATGTGTTCCAATGGTTTACAATTGGTGAGCTCCTGTCGCCCACCCTCTGCTATTAACGGTATGGATGTTGACCTCTGTGGCCCTTGTATGATGTTTCCTGTAACCCTTGATGAAACATAGATGTTCCTGTCATGGCTTTTTTCATTGAGATACTGAAAAATGCTACTGTAAATGTTTCTAAGTTGAATgcactgtgtgtttaaaaaaaatactataatggATCAATGATCAGGACATGACTccataaaaagacaacataGTATATAGTGTAACTATAGTGAAATGGTtatatgatgcatttttggaattttatttatttcatacttGATGATGGCTATAATTTTAACTGGTATGGTGTTGTAATGTAACCATTAAATTTGCAAGGAATGGTTTAATGGTTACAGTCGCTTGTACATACACTTGGCCCATATAAAGTATAAACCTTAAACGTTTATGTTGTAGCATGGTAATTGTGTGTCTGGAAGAAAACAAGTGGATCATTGATCtgatttgctgttgttgaataAATGTTCCtgaacattttgacttgttacCTCCAGTTTGTAAAAATATCGGGTTCAAAACTGACTTACTGGAGTTATGAAGAGTATGGcgactcattttttaaaactgaaatacaacaaaataagacaaaagcaTGCGCAATTGTTGATTTGGTGCAGTATGGAGTGTCGatgcacataaacataaaacCCGTGAAAAGTCTGTAAGGTGATCTAtggctttaaaatcaaatattaaatttaattatttaattagtAATTAAAGTGACAAGACTAAAATATTTCAAGacttcaaaaaaatcagagaaaataatACTCAAagttaaacagaataaaatatccaacaataatataaaattctagcagaaaatattaaaacagacatatatttgaaataaaatggtGTGATGAAATtgataaaaagctgtttttgagaaatatgttttaaaaggttatttAACTGGGGTTAGACACACATTTCTAATAATAAATCCTCATATAAATTTCTTGATGTACTTCCTTTTAATGTTAAACTCAGTGCTGCATGATGTTAGATTAATCTGCCAACTCTCTGCTTCACTTGGCTCTAAAGGACTTTGCCGTGACTGCAGTGTGGTGGCACATTTtgccagcagatggagacaagTCTTACTAAGTTATTGTGGGATGCTAATTATAAATGAGCATTTACAGGCATTTAAATctcaaattgtgttttattttttctacctTCGACTGTAAATCCAGTCGTCTTGTTGTACTACAGTACAACAAGACACACAGTTACAGTTGAAGGGAGAGTTTGTATAGCCATCATCACAGGTACTTCTGTCGACCTCGAGTTCACTGGAATGAACCTAATGAACACTGAAACCACtcagatttaaattttaaatgaatagatTTGAGATTACATGCGTACATAAAAGAACTAGCTCTTTGGgtcatgtactgtatgtctcAGATGCTATGATCAGTCATGGActaaaaaagataattttctcaAATACTGTAGTTGAATGCAATTTGGAGGTACTTGTTCATTAAAGaacaatttatattttttgccattttagagatttttagactccattacatttcaaaGGAAAGGGAAGTATTGTACTGTGATTGCAGTGATtccattaaataataattataataattaaaattactagtagtagtactattgttgttgtttgttgttaaaaCTTAAGCTGTATagtgcatttcaaaacaaagttacaaagcattttacagatattttacagataaaacaatgaaaaaaagagtagACTAGTTTAAAAGTTATTCAACATGGGACAGAGTAagatacataaaatgaaatacaggtttaaaaagtaataataataataataataataataataataataataacaaaaataatttgaaatagcTCCACTTTAACCAGATGCTGATATAATACATAGACTCTTATTCTGAAATGGCCCATCCTGTCTAATGACTAGGCTGCTTTtagtgtagtttattttaatgctACCACTGTCGTACTTTTACTTGTGTTGGATTGATGCAGGATTTATATTTGTAGCAGAGTACTTGTACACGACATAATTGCACAACAACTTCACGCATGTCAACACCATCAGTCCTCAGtgactccctcctcctcctcctgctcctcctctcctgctcctctgttAGTAGAGCTCTTTGTGTATGGTGGCAGGAGGCTGCTGCTAGCTAAACTACTCAAAACACTCCGCAGGTGAAAGTGAAGCAGCGATGAACCGACCAGGTGAGACCGCCTCGCGTCGGTTTTAAGTCGtgtaataattaattttcaCCGGTATTTCGGTCAGTTTTAGCGGATAGCTAACGCGTTTatgatgtgtttgtgctgctgtcgacgctggctaacgttagctccgCGAGCAACAAGTAACGTTAGCCGTTAGCTTCAGCTAGCACCAGTTAGCTTCAGTTAGCCGGGCAGCTAAAGTGAAATTCAGCACTAAGGACAGCTCCGACTGTGTTTACtctgtttaaaatatgaaaaccgCCACTGTGATTTATTAAACTACCGAAGTTTTGAAACTTAATTGActataaacttttttaaaaagtacgaAAAAGGGAATCCGTTGGCTATCTATctaattttgttgattttatacGTGTGGTGTCATAATTTATTGGtctatttgtcttattttattctgttttactttattttaattttatattatatgtgtATTATCCTATTTTAATGGTTTACttgtagtattattattttattttattttaaaacactttttcgTATCAGTGCTGACTCATGTCTTTGTATCTTGGTTTGTTCTTCatctgaaatattatttttcaaagttttattggtagttttattgaattttattcacttttatgGTGAGCTGCTGGCTTTTTTGACACCTGGCAGCTTGTACCTTGGACTTTGCAGCACACTGAAATGTGCTCTATCAACATATCTATCAGTCTAtcaatatatacatacatagttttttcaatttaatgtttatttgccTGTGCTTCTTTTTAAGGTTTTGGTGGGGCTTCAACGTCAATGAACTTCTCCACAAGGGTTACAGAAAATGGATGCTCACCCTCGGATCTGACAGAGGAGGACATAGACAATCTAAAGATTGAACTTGTAAAGGTGATGCAGCTCCTTTCGGctattcaaaacaaaaagtaaataacatCTGTTTGCTGTTGTCTCTCAACTAATTAAACTGTTGTGTATAATTTCTCCTGCACAGATAGAGGATGAAATTCAGACACTGAGGCAGGTGCTTTTGGTCAGAGAAAAATATGCAGCAGACATCAGGAGGCAGCTGGGCATGGGTCCTCTCAGTAACATCAAACAGAATCTGTCCAAAGGCTGGCAAGACGTGCAGACCTCAGCCCCGTGAGTGCGCTGGCATCCTCACAAACATTGCATATTTACACTTGCATTTTCATTGTAAGACTTGGGTGGTTAAAAACTCCACTACAAACCTCTATAGTCTTACCTGGTTTAAGAGACCCAAGCTCTCCGCTGGCAGAGGATTTGCCACGCATTGTCTTAGTGTGACATGGTTACATAACCGTGAAAAGCACACTAATGACGGTTCTCTGTCTTAAGTCGAGGTAATAATCTGccagcttgtgtgtttttttactcttgTTTCAGATATCTCACAGCCTCGGCCACTCTGGATGACATCAGCCACTCCAACATGTGAGTGTGCATCTTTTTCTGTTATatcctgaacaaaaaaaaaacatttgtcctACATATCGTGGCATTAGGGTTTCCCAATGGTTTTCCCCATGCTCACATGTTAAAGAGGATTCTCTCCTAAGAAACAAGTGATGGGATTTCCCAGGTCAAATAGGATCGGTACCCCGTTAATAGCCTTATAGCTGGACTTAGCACAGGGAGCAGTAATGGCAGGACTTACCTGAAGTGTTTGATTTAGTGAGCAGccctctgcatgtgtgtgaatttttACCTTTGTGTTCTCTGCTATAAGTTAAGTGTCACATGTGTGTTGGCAGTGTTGTGACTTACACCACTTCTGTCTACCTGTAGCTA
The DNA window shown above is from Plectropomus leopardus isolate mb chromosome 8, YSFRI_Pleo_2.0, whole genome shotgun sequence and carries:
- the LOC121947343 gene encoding tumor protein D54-like → MNRPGFGGASTSMNFSTRVTENGCSPSDLTEEDIDNLKIELVKIEDEIQTLRQVLLVREKYAADIRRQLGMGPLSNIKQNLSKGWQDVQTSAPYLTASATLDDISHSNIYMRTREGLCHAGQVTSAAVSSVGVTITRRLAEMRALPLPSPPRLSHTMSVPTMRHSSTFKSFEEMVGSVKDKVSSGLTNNGDTSGFERRSSRT